Proteins from one Kiritimatiellia bacterium genomic window:
- a CDS encoding ThiF family adenylyltransferase, which yields MIARETSQPLAGPFDRTRRFPSIVGAPADPVSRLAALGVIVAGCGSVGLTLVLHLARLGIGRLLCIDGKKIKPESLLTHPVTAAELGRPKAEVAVALAERANLEVDARAFVGRLEQQSLYDLLGYDYLVAAVDHPRAELAAGAVSRALGIPLLRPAVHGETLTAQVQCFGNRAEADPCPGCLFGTRDWRDLDAGRRFACDGSELPPGTEAPTMSLPSLCSLAADLCAHQLLRDALALGQPVRDTAISYSALAHRALVGRLARAPDCRAAHRVLKPVKMRKPLAACTPADLLEAAALPAEAAYLAVDDDFVFVELAHCRCGRDLAPGRFTRQPDALPGCACGGLAAAVGIGTCREAPLRDWAARRAVPLAALGAAEARYAVLTAGPDGVLLHGPGKEHTT from the coding sequence ATGATCGCCCGGGAAACATCACAACCGCTCGCCGGACCCTTTGACCGCACCCGCCGTTTTCCCTCGATCGTGGGCGCGCCGGCCGATCCGGTCTCGCGCCTCGCGGCGCTGGGCGTGATCGTCGCCGGCTGCGGCAGCGTCGGCCTGACCCTCGTCCTGCACCTGGCGCGGCTGGGCATCGGCCGGCTGCTCTGCATCGACGGCAAGAAGATCAAGCCCGAGAGCCTGCTGACCCACCCGGTCACCGCGGCGGAGCTCGGGCGCCCGAAGGCCGAGGTCGCCGTCGCGCTGGCGGAGCGGGCCAACCTGGAGGTGGACGCCCGCGCGTTCGTCGGCCGACTGGAGCAGCAAAGCCTCTACGACCTGCTCGGCTACGATTACCTGGTCGCGGCCGTGGACCATCCGCGGGCCGAGCTGGCGGCCGGCGCGGTCAGCCGCGCGCTGGGCATTCCCCTGCTGCGCCCGGCCGTCCACGGCGAGACGCTGACCGCGCAGGTGCAGTGCTTCGGCAACCGGGCGGAGGCGGACCCGTGCCCGGGCTGCCTGTTCGGGACGCGGGACTGGCGCGACCTCGACGCCGGGCGGCGTTTCGCCTGCGACGGCTCGGAACTGCCGCCGGGGACGGAGGCCCCGACGATGAGCCTGCCGAGCCTGTGCAGCCTGGCCGCGGACCTGTGCGCGCACCAGCTACTGCGCGACGCGCTCGCGCTCGGGCAACCCGTGCGGGACACGGCGATCTCCTACTCGGCGCTCGCCCACCGCGCGCTCGTCGGCCGGCTCGCGCGCGCGCCGGACTGCCGCGCCGCGCACCGCGTCCTGAAACCCGTGAAGATGCGGAAGCCCCTCGCCGCGTGCACGCCCGCGGATCTGCTCGAGGCCGCCGCGCTGCCGGCGGAGGCCGCGTACCTGGCCGTGGACGACGACTTCGTGTTCGTGGAGCTCGCGCACTGCCGCTGCGGGCGGGACCTGGCGCCCGGCCGGTTCACCCGGCAGCCCGACGCGCTGCCGGGCTGCGCCTGCGGCGGCCTGGCTGCCGCGGTCGGCATCGGGACGTGCCGCGAGGCACCCTTGCGCGATTGGGCCGCGCGCCGCGCGGTCCCGCTGGCCGCGCTCGGTGCGGCGGAGGCCCGCTACGCCGTGCTCACGGCGGGGCCGGACGGCGTACTGCTCCACGGCCCGGGAAAGGAGCACACGACATGA
- a CDS encoding AAA family ATPase: protein MKKRDRTTLGDLFSLAPKETDAATRLEESIEEYEQRKEELRSGPARPAVFLGIMPGFGPHTRALCVFEDGTEAIPVVLDPELATALAPGDQVLVDHRATALLGLDGARPHAGETVRLERTLSETLVEVSSRDERHVLHCTRRLARRVAAGEVRPGALLIANLRQRVAFADLPESNEFSWFKFLDRAPIPDIVPARDIGGPPALIEECLQHLDQELRAPGVRRRYGLPRSAFHLLVGPTGTGKTLAIQAILRGAAELMARALGVPPAQVPPRVIRFRPDQLLSPWLGTSDANVARCFDEIGQLARAPVRGAHGTAVPLPVIVVGEEIEGLGRHRGTDHDGVYDRILTTFLQRLDPSRPEFRDHAILCLFTSNAPHLLDAAMLRRCGMRTHRFGRLARRREFQAVADTQLKRVPLAGAATAEERTRETVLELAGWLYAAEDPEAVAELQYVGSGETVPVRRRDFLTPAVVNRAVIQASEEACRREAAGLEPAGVTVEELKDALDRQVRDLAAQLTEHNAREHLDLPDGRRVGAVRRIRPPVVPRHAAVRATAETHP from the coding sequence ATGAAAAAGCGCGACCGCACGACGCTGGGCGACCTGTTCAGCCTGGCCCCGAAGGAAACCGACGCCGCCACGCGGCTGGAGGAGAGCATCGAGGAATACGAGCAGCGCAAGGAGGAGTTGAGGTCCGGCCCGGCGCGGCCCGCCGTGTTCCTGGGCATCATGCCGGGCTTCGGTCCGCACACCCGCGCGCTGTGCGTGTTCGAGGACGGGACCGAGGCGATCCCCGTGGTCCTGGACCCGGAGCTGGCCACGGCCCTGGCGCCGGGCGACCAGGTGCTGGTGGACCACCGCGCGACGGCGCTGCTGGGCCTGGACGGCGCGCGACCGCACGCGGGCGAAACGGTGCGCCTGGAGCGGACGCTCTCCGAAACCCTGGTCGAAGTCTCCAGCCGGGACGAGCGTCATGTCCTGCATTGCACGCGCCGGCTCGCTCGGCGGGTCGCCGCGGGCGAGGTCCGGCCCGGGGCGCTGCTGATCGCCAACCTGCGCCAGCGGGTGGCGTTCGCGGACCTGCCGGAATCCAACGAGTTTTCCTGGTTCAAATTCCTGGACCGCGCGCCCATCCCCGACATCGTCCCGGCGCGGGACATCGGCGGCCCGCCGGCCCTGATCGAGGAATGCCTGCAGCACCTGGACCAGGAACTGCGCGCCCCCGGGGTCCGCCGCCGCTACGGCCTTCCGCGCTCGGCCTTCCACCTGCTCGTCGGGCCGACGGGCACCGGCAAGACGCTGGCGATCCAGGCGATCCTGCGCGGGGCGGCCGAGCTCATGGCCCGGGCGCTCGGCGTGCCGCCGGCCCAGGTCCCGCCGCGCGTGATCCGGTTCCGGCCGGACCAGCTGTTGAGCCCCTGGCTCGGTACTTCGGACGCCAACGTGGCGCGCTGCTTCGACGAGATCGGCCAGCTCGCCCGCGCGCCCGTCCGGGGCGCGCACGGCACCGCCGTGCCGCTGCCGGTCATCGTCGTCGGCGAGGAAATCGAGGGACTCGGCCGGCACCGCGGCACGGACCACGACGGGGTCTATGACCGGATCCTCACAACGTTTCTTCAACGCCTGGACCCGTCGCGACCGGAGTTCCGCGACCACGCGATCCTGTGCCTCTTCACGAGCAACGCGCCGCACCTGCTGGACGCCGCGATGCTGCGGCGCTGCGGCATGCGGACGCACCGGTTCGGCCGCCTCGCCCGGCGCCGGGAGTTCCAGGCGGTCGCGGACACGCAGTTGAAGCGGGTGCCGCTGGCGGGCGCGGCGACGGCGGAGGAGCGGACGCGCGAAACCGTGCTCGAACTCGCCGGCTGGCTGTACGCGGCCGAGGACCCGGAGGCCGTGGCCGAACTCCAGTACGTGGGCTCGGGCGAAACGGTCCCGGTCCGGCGGCGGGACTTCCTGACGCCGGCGGTGGTCAACCGCGCCGTGATCCAGGCGTCCGAGGAAGCCTGCCGCCGGGAGGCGGCGGGCCTCGAACCGGCCGGCGTGACGGTCGAGGAACTGAAGGACGCGCTGGACCGGCAGGTCCGCGACCTGGCGGCGCAGTTGACCGAGCACAACGCCCGCGAACATCTCGATTTGCCGGACGGCCGCCGCGTGGGGGCGGTCCGGCGAATCCGCCCGCCCGTCGTGCCCCGGCACGCGGCGGTCCGGGCGACGGCAGAGACACACCCATAA